Proteins encoded within one genomic window of Candidatus Binatus sp.:
- a CDS encoding Zn-ribbon domain-containing OB-fold protein yields the protein MAENKPAKYSKPLPHLDEENRPWWEALQRHELYIQKCRDCGDVRYYPRAMCTNCLSPRTEWVKCSGRGKVYTFTATYQNNVPGFRESLPYIMAYVELDEGVKMLTNLVDCQPDQVRIDMPVEVVYEDVTPEVTLAKFRPAR from the coding sequence ATGGCGGAAAATAAACCAGCGAAATATTCGAAGCCGCTACCTCATCTCGACGAAGAAAACCGGCCGTGGTGGGAAGCGCTCCAGCGCCATGAATTGTACATCCAGAAATGCCGCGATTGCGGCGACGTCCGCTATTATCCGCGCGCGATGTGCACCAACTGCCTGTCGCCGCGCACCGAATGGGTGAAGTGCAGCGGGCGCGGCAAGGTCTATACCTTCACCGCGACGTATCAGAACAACGTGCCGGGATTTCGCGAATCGCTGCCGTATATCATGGCTTATGTCGAACTCGACGAGGGCGTGAAAATGCTCACCAACCTTGTCGACTGCCAACCCGATCAGGTTAGAATAGACATGCCCGTCGAGGTCGTATACGAGGACGTCACGCCCGAAGTGACGCTCGCGAAATTTCGCCCGGCGAGGTGA
- a CDS encoding alpha/beta fold hydrolase: MPTKYTEVKGYATYYYYRGATTLPDVIPDFSRGKKILFIHGAGSNGHTWHRQGETLDQNHTPIALDLPGHGRSAGVEGLRTISDYADFIAAFLDALEIKSAVMLGHSMGGAIAMDLALRHPGRVEALILSCTAAKFNIAAERVEALRAVTMGRAPQAFNTDGYSPKTIKENFEVVREGWMEQIKTDPRVRYTDIVACSQVDLRDSIAKIDKQTLVIAGADDQSTTPADAEFMAGKIRGAKVSIIADAGHFIPRERPAEYNAAIEQFVSELK; this comes from the coding sequence ATGCCGACGAAATATACCGAAGTAAAAGGATACGCGACCTACTATTACTATCGCGGCGCGACGACCTTGCCGGACGTGATCCCGGATTTCTCGCGCGGCAAAAAAATCCTGTTCATCCACGGCGCAGGATCGAACGGCCACACGTGGCATCGCCAGGGCGAAACGCTCGACCAGAATCACACCCCGATCGCGCTGGACTTGCCGGGGCATGGCCGGTCGGCCGGCGTCGAAGGATTGCGCACGATATCCGACTACGCGGATTTTATCGCGGCGTTCCTCGATGCGCTCGAAATAAAATCCGCGGTCATGCTGGGGCATTCGATGGGCGGCGCGATCGCGATGGATCTCGCGTTGCGCCATCCGGGCCGCGTCGAGGCGTTGATCCTGAGTTGCACCGCGGCCAAGTTCAATATCGCGGCAGAGCGCGTCGAAGCGCTGCGCGCGGTGACGATGGGCCGCGCGCCGCAGGCGTTCAACACCGACGGCTACTCGCCAAAAACGATCAAGGAAAATTTCGAGGTCGTGCGCGAAGGCTGGATGGAACAAATCAAGACCGATCCGCGCGTTCGATACACAGACATCGTAGCGTGCTCGCAGGTCGATTTGCGCGACTCGATCGCGAAGATCGACAAACAAACTCTAGTGATAGCGGGCGCCGACGATCAAAGCACGACGCCCGCCGACGCTGAGTTCATGGCGGGCAAGATTCGCGGCGCGAAAGTGAGCATCATCGCGGACGCGGGACACTTCATCCCGCGCGAACGCCCGGCCGAGTACAACGCCGCGATCGAACAATTCGTCTCAGAGCTGAAGTAG
- a CDS encoding helix-turn-helix domain-containing protein, which produces MPKGKRGTAEPKADTATASSQPSSVAEATLTIPELAEYLRVHPTTIYRLLRAGRIPGFRTGNLWRFDRAVIDRWAEQQTASSHSEGSPPPRRKGRKARTSERT; this is translated from the coding sequence ATGCCAAAGGGGAAAAGGGGTACCGCCGAGCCCAAAGCGGATACGGCCACTGCGTCTTCGCAGCCATCGTCGGTAGCCGAAGCGACGCTGACGATCCCGGAGTTGGCGGAGTACCTGCGCGTACATCCCACGACCATCTATCGGCTGCTGCGAGCGGGTCGCATCCCCGGCTTTCGTACCGGAAACCTCTGGCGCTTCGATCGCGCGGTAATCGATCGCTGGGCAGAGCAGCAGACCGCCTCGTCACATAGCGAAGGATCCCCGCCGCCACGGCGCAAAGGCCGCAAGGCGCGAACTTCAGAACGAACCTGA
- a CDS encoding acetyl-CoA acetyltransferase, which produces MSLSGKTAVAGVYEHPTRFAPDKSLFQIMGESVRGALDDAGLTIKDVDGVCTAGIGMTGMGIISFCDYLNLTPNFVDSTSIGGSSFVAHTAHAAAAIHAGLCDVCVVVYGSTASSSRFAVGTGGFGTMGGDPCDQYEGPFGPTTVGAYAMIAQRHMHDYGTTPEQLAEVAVTMRMHASMNPAAKYRDPITVEDVLASRIISSPLHLLDCCIISDGGGALVITSAERARDLKKKPVYILGAGETVRHAARGQRDFLEIAAAQSGRLAFERAGVTHKDIDFAMIYDSFTITVIATLENLGFCKRGEGGAFVSGGRLRYDGDFPINTDGGGLSSNHPGMRGIFLVIEAAKQLRGECGPRQVKDCKIALAHGTGGALGLRHSGATLILGNQ; this is translated from the coding sequence ATGAGTCTAAGTGGCAAGACTGCAGTCGCCGGAGTGTACGAGCATCCGACTCGCTTCGCCCCGGACAAAAGTTTGTTTCAAATCATGGGCGAGAGCGTGCGCGGCGCGCTCGACGACGCCGGCCTCACGATCAAGGATGTGGATGGAGTTTGCACCGCCGGGATCGGCATGACCGGCATGGGTATCATCAGTTTTTGCGACTACCTGAACCTGACGCCGAATTTCGTCGATTCGACTTCGATTGGCGGATCGTCATTCGTCGCGCATACGGCGCACGCGGCGGCGGCGATTCACGCCGGGCTTTGCGATGTATGCGTCGTGGTGTACGGCTCGACGGCGTCGTCGTCGCGATTCGCAGTCGGCACCGGCGGATTTGGCACAATGGGCGGCGACCCCTGCGATCAATATGAAGGGCCGTTCGGCCCGACCACGGTCGGCGCGTACGCGATGATCGCGCAGCGCCACATGCACGATTACGGCACCACGCCCGAGCAACTGGCCGAGGTGGCGGTCACGATGCGGATGCACGCGTCGATGAATCCGGCGGCCAAGTATCGCGATCCGATCACGGTCGAAGACGTGCTTGCGTCGCGGATCATCTCGTCGCCGCTGCATCTGCTCGATTGCTGCATCATCAGCGACGGCGGCGGCGCGCTGGTGATCACGTCGGCCGAGCGCGCGCGCGATTTGAAGAAAAAGCCGGTCTATATTCTCGGCGCCGGTGAGACGGTGCGGCACGCGGCGCGCGGCCAGCGCGATTTTCTCGAAATCGCGGCGGCGCAATCGGGACGGCTCGCGTTCGAGCGCGCCGGCGTGACGCACAAGGATATCGACTTCGCCATGATCTACGATTCGTTCACGATCACGGTGATCGCGACGCTCGAAAATCTCGGCTTCTGCAAGCGCGGCGAAGGCGGCGCGTTCGTCTCGGGTGGACGGCTCCGCTACGACGGCGATTTTCCGATCAACACGGACGGCGGCGGGCTGTCATCGAATCATCCGGGGATGCGCGGAATTTTTCTCGTGATCGAAGCGGCCAAACAACTGCGCGGCGAATGCGGTCCGCGCCAGGTGAAGGATTGCAAGATCGCGCTCGCGCACGGCACTGGCGGCGCGCTCGGCCTGCGGCACTCGGGCGCAACTTTAATTCTCGGCAATCAGTAG